One Suricata suricatta isolate VVHF042 chromosome 15, meerkat_22Aug2017_6uvM2_HiC, whole genome shotgun sequence DNA segment encodes these proteins:
- the LOC115279283 gene encoding 40S ribosomal protein S3a-like — NFHGMDLTQDKMCSMVKKKWQTMIEAHIDVKTTNGYLLRLFCVGFTKKCNNQIRKTSYAQHQQVCQIRKKMMEIMTKEVQTNDLKEVVSKLIPDSIGKYIEKACQSIYPLHDIFVRKVKMLKKPKFELGKLMELHGEGSSSGKATEDETSAKVEHADGYEPPVQESV, encoded by the coding sequence AATTTCCATGGCATGGATCTTACCCAGGACAAAATGTGctccatggtaaaaaaaaaatggcagaccATGATAGAGGCTCATATTGACGTCAAGACTACCAATGGGTATTTGCTTCGTCTCTTTTGTGTCGGTTTTACTAAAAAATGCAACAATCAGATTCGAAAGACCTCTTATGCTCAGCACCAGCAGGTCTGCCAAATTCGGAAAAAGATGATGGAAATCATGACCAAAGAGGTGCAGACAAATGACTTGAAAGAAGTGGTCAGTAAATTGATTCCAGATAGCATCGGAAAATATATAGAGAAGGCTTGTCAGTCCATTTATCCACTCCATGATATCTTcgttagaaaagtaaaaatgctcAAGAAGCCCAAGTTTGAATTGGGAAAGCTCATGGAGCTTCATGGTGAAGGTAGTAGTTCTGGAAAAGCTACTGAGGATGAGACCAGTGCTAAAGTTGAACACGCTGATGGATATGAGCCACCAGTTCAAGAATCTGTTTAA